One part of the Parabacteroides distasonis ATCC 8503 genome encodes these proteins:
- a CDS encoding Acg family FMN-binding oxidoreductase, whose product METGSLRISDIRPDFIYMMEQAVKAPSGHNTQPWLFRVQKDRIQILPDMSKSLPAVDPDNRELFISLGCATENLCIAAEAKGYTPLPFFSGSGEITVLLSEASMIKETSGLIEEISVRQTNRGIYSGEMIPSDQLSYLRNTPLEENISLHLWSKGEWEFDTLSSYIFAGNNRQMNDRLFKRELKSWMRFNKNHVRATSDGLSYAVFGAPNLPRLISETIMGSVLKAGIQNRGDKKKLDSSSHLALFALRINTLPEWFALGRSLQRFLLRATEKNIAFAFLNQPCEVRDLSGLLAKDLSFTNEIPALSLRLGYAKRKMPYSPRKSWRERLVP is encoded by the coding sequence ATGGAAACAGGATCATTGCGGATAAGTGATATACGGCCGGATTTTATCTATATGATGGAACAAGCCGTGAAAGCCCCATCGGGGCATAATACCCAACCTTGGTTGTTTCGTGTGCAAAAGGATAGGATACAGATTCTTCCGGATATGAGTAAGTCCCTTCCGGCCGTAGATCCGGATAACCGTGAGTTATTTATTAGCTTAGGATGCGCCACCGAGAATCTTTGCATTGCGGCTGAGGCAAAAGGATATACTCCGCTACCGTTTTTTTCAGGATCGGGGGAGATCACCGTACTCTTGTCGGAGGCATCGATGATTAAGGAGACGAGTGGGCTTATCGAGGAAATTTCGGTGAGACAGACGAATCGAGGCATATATTCCGGGGAAATGATTCCATCGGATCAACTGAGCTATTTGAGGAATACGCCTTTGGAGGAAAATATCAGTCTGCATTTGTGGTCGAAAGGAGAGTGGGAGTTCGATACGCTTTCTTCTTATATATTTGCGGGGAATAACCGGCAAATGAACGATCGTCTGTTTAAGCGAGAGCTGAAATCATGGATGCGTTTTAATAAGAATCATGTACGAGCTACATCGGACGGCCTGAGTTATGCGGTGTTCGGGGCGCCGAACCTTCCCCGTCTTATCTCAGAGACAATCATGGGAAGTGTCTTGAAAGCCGGCATACAAAATAGGGGAGACAAGAAGAAGCTGGACTCTTCTTCTCATTTAGCCTTGTTCGCCTTACGGATAAATACGCTACCGGAATGGTTTGCGCTAGGCCGGAGTTTGCAACGTTTTCTTTTGAGAGCTACGGAAAAGAATATCGCTTTCGCCTTTTTGAACCAGCCTTGTGAGGTGCGTGATCTTTCCGGTTTGCTGGCGAAAGACTTGTCTTTCACCAACGAGATTCCAGCCTTGAGCCTCCGTCTGGGATACGCCAAGCGGAAAATGCCGTACTCACCTCGAAAGTCTTGGCGTGAGAGGCTGGTTCCGTAA
- a CDS encoding DHH family phosphoesterase — MITKIIQEEKIQKAKKYVEKGESFVIVTHVSPDGDALGSSLGLYHFLSAYGKDNVAVVVPNAFSSFYRWMPGAKDVVIHEKYPDFAEKLIKEADVIFCLDFNEPKRIEKLAPAVIASEGRKVMIDHHLNPADFCRVTMSYPEMSSTSEMIFRFICRMGMFDLLNRDAAACIYTGMMTDTGSFTYNSNKPEIYTIVSELIKKGIDKDLIYRKVNQVYSECRLRMMGYVLYEKMRVYPEQQAALITLSKEELDRFQYQTGDTEGFVNLPLSIENVSFSVFIREDSDYIKVSLRSVGDFPCNQFASTYFNGGGHKNASGGEFYGSLSEAVAVFEKGLQEFNPNKSEDLGKHA; from the coding sequence ATGATCACTAAAATCATTCAAGAAGAGAAGATTCAGAAAGCCAAAAAATACGTAGAGAAAGGCGAGAGTTTTGTTATCGTGACGCATGTCTCACCAGACGGCGACGCATTAGGTTCATCCCTTGGTTTATATCATTTCCTATCCGCTTACGGTAAGGATAATGTAGCGGTAGTGGTACCGAACGCATTTTCCTCTTTTTATAGATGGATGCCGGGCGCTAAGGATGTCGTGATACATGAGAAATATCCGGATTTCGCCGAGAAATTGATCAAGGAAGCGGATGTTATTTTCTGCCTCGATTTCAATGAACCCAAACGTATCGAGAAACTGGCTCCGGCGGTGATCGCCTCAGAAGGCCGCAAGGTGATGATTGATCATCATTTGAACCCCGCAGATTTTTGTCGTGTGACGATGTCGTATCCGGAGATGTCTTCTACCAGTGAGATGATCTTCCGTTTTATTTGTCGTATGGGGATGTTCGATTTATTGAATCGGGATGCCGCCGCTTGTATCTATACGGGTATGATGACGGATACGGGATCGTTCACCTATAATTCGAATAAACCGGAGATTTATACGATCGTCAGCGAATTGATCAAGAAGGGGATTGATAAGGATTTGATCTATCGTAAGGTGAATCAGGTCTATTCCGAGTGCCGTTTACGTATGATGGGATATGTGTTGTATGAGAAGATGAGGGTCTATCCGGAACAACAGGCGGCTCTTATCACGTTATCGAAAGAGGAACTGGATCGTTTTCAGTACCAGACTGGAGATACGGAAGGTTTCGTGAACTTACCGTTAAGCATAGAGAACGTAAGCTTTAGTGTCTTTATTCGTGAGGACAGCGATTACATAAAGGTATCGCTTCGCTCCGTGGGCGATTTCCCTTGCAACCAGTTTGCCTCTACTTATTTCAACGGGGGTGGACATAAAAATGCGTCCGGAGGTGAGTTCTATGGCTCTTTATCTGAGGCCGTAGCCGTGTTTGAGAAAGGTTTACAGGAATTTAATCCTAATAAATCAGAAGATTTAGGCAAACATGCGTAA
- the rpe gene encoding ribulose-phosphate 3-epimerase, translating into MKHLIAPSLLSANFLDLRKEMGMINKSDADWLHLDIMDGVFVPNISFGFPVLNALKPICQKPMDVHLMIVEPQKFIPEVAATGAYMMNVHYEACSHLHRTVAAIKETGMKAGVTLNPHTPICLLEDIIQDVDMVLLMSVNPGFGGQRFIEHSVDKVARLREMIDRKGLSTMIEVDGGVNLETGKRLVDAGANVLVAGNFVFKSPDPIQTIKDLKAL; encoded by the coding sequence ATGAAGCATTTGATAGCACCTTCCCTGCTTTCCGCTAATTTTCTGGATTTGCGGAAGGAGATGGGGATGATAAATAAAAGTGACGCCGATTGGTTGCATCTGGATATTATGGATGGGGTATTCGTGCCGAATATCTCGTTTGGTTTCCCGGTACTTAACGCATTAAAGCCTATATGCCAGAAGCCGATGGATGTGCACTTGATGATCGTGGAGCCCCAGAAGTTTATCCCCGAAGTGGCGGCTACGGGAGCCTATATGATGAACGTGCATTATGAGGCATGTTCCCATTTGCATCGGACGGTAGCGGCTATTAAGGAAACGGGCATGAAAGCGGGTGTCACCTTGAATCCGCATACGCCCATATGCTTATTGGAAGATATTATCCAAGATGTGGACATGGTTTTATTGATGTCCGTGAATCCGGGATTTGGTGGTCAACGTTTCATTGAGCATTCCGTAGATAAGGTGGCTCGTTTACGAGAAATGATAGACCGGAAGGGATTGAGTACTATGATCGAGGTAGATGGCGGGGTGAATTTAGAGACGGGGAAGCGCTTGGTTGACGCCGGTGCCAATGTGTTAGTCGCCGGTAACTTCGTATTCAAATCTCCAGATCCGATACAAACAATTAAAGACTTGAAAGCTTTGTAG
- the glmM gene encoding phosphoglucosamine mutase: MTLIKSISGIRGTIGGSPEDGLNPLAIVKFVAAYATFIRKNTKVETNKIVVGRDARISGPMVKQVVLGTLTGMGFDVVDIDLATTPTTELAVAMEGACGGIILTASHNPKQWNALKLLNEKGEFLNAAEGAEVLRIAAAEDFEFADVDHLGKVIPNATYKQKHIESVLNLDLVDVEAIKAANFRVAIDCVNSVGGIVIPDLLYALGVKEIFKLHCAPHGNFSHNPEPIPENLTEISDLMGHAKADVGFVVDPDVDRLAIICENGEMFNEEYTLVAVSDYVLSHTPGNTVSNLSSSRALRDVTRAHGCEYNAAAVGEVNVVTKMKATNAVIGGEGNGGVIYPASHYGRDALVGIALFLTHLAKKKMKTSELKASYPPYFISKQKVQLTPEIDVDAILAKVKEKFSQYDITDIDGVKIDFPDKWVHLRKSNTEPIIRIYSEAHTMEEAEELGGQLIQIINEMCK; this comes from the coding sequence ATGACACTAATTAAATCTATTTCCGGTATTCGCGGTACAATAGGCGGTAGCCCGGAAGACGGATTGAATCCGTTAGCTATTGTTAAGTTTGTAGCCGCTTATGCTACATTCATCCGAAAAAACACAAAAGTGGAGACCAATAAGATCGTTGTAGGGCGTGACGCACGTATCTCCGGTCCGATGGTAAAACAAGTCGTCCTAGGAACGCTTACCGGTATGGGATTTGATGTGGTGGATATCGATCTGGCCACGACCCCGACTACCGAATTGGCCGTAGCTATGGAAGGGGCTTGCGGAGGTATTATCCTTACCGCCAGTCATAATCCGAAGCAATGGAATGCCTTGAAGCTTTTGAATGAGAAAGGTGAGTTCTTGAATGCCGCTGAGGGGGCTGAGGTATTACGCATAGCTGCCGCCGAGGACTTCGAGTTCGCCGACGTGGATCATTTGGGCAAGGTAATCCCGAATGCGACTTATAAGCAAAAACATATTGAGAGCGTCTTGAATCTGGATCTCGTGGACGTGGAGGCTATTAAGGCCGCTAACTTCCGTGTAGCTATCGATTGCGTGAACTCCGTAGGCGGTATCGTGATCCCGGATTTGTTATATGCGTTGGGTGTGAAGGAAATCTTTAAGCTGCATTGCGCCCCTCATGGAAACTTCTCTCATAATCCGGAACCCATTCCGGAAAACTTGACAGAGATCTCCGATTTGATGGGACATGCGAAAGCGGATGTCGGTTTCGTAGTAGATCCGGACGTAGACCGTTTGGCGATTATCTGCGAGAATGGCGAGATGTTCAACGAGGAATACACCTTGGTCGCTGTCAGTGATTACGTATTAAGCCATACTCCGGGTAATACGGTAAGTAACCTGAGCTCCAGCCGTGCGCTTCGTGACGTTACCCGTGCTCATGGCTGCGAATATAATGCCGCCGCTGTAGGTGAGGTAAATGTGGTTACCAAGATGAAGGCTACGAATGCAGTGATCGGTGGTGAGGGCAACGGTGGAGTGATCTATCCGGCCAGCCATTACGGACGCGACGCTTTGGTAGGTATCGCCTTGTTCCTGACTCATCTGGCAAAGAAGAAGATGAAGACGAGCGAGTTGAAGGCTTCCTATCCTCCGTATTTTATCTCCAAGCAAAAAGTCCAGTTAACGCCGGAGATCGACGTGGACGCTATCTTAGCGAAAGTAAAAGAGAAGTTCTCTCAATATGATATTACGGATATCGACGGCGTGAAGATCGATTTCCCGGATAAATGGGTTCATTTGCGTAAAAGCAATACGGAACCGATCATCCGTATCTACTCTGAGGCCCATACGATGGAGGAAGCCGAGGAATTAGGCGGTCAATTAATACAGATCATCAACGAGATGTGTAAATAA
- a CDS encoding OmpP1/FadL family transporter: protein MKRIGIIMSVLALCGGTAFSQSQLDAFKYSQTELNGTARYLGMGGAFGALGGDISAMNTNPAGLAIYKSSEVVTTLSLSSASAKTDWLGSKVDNSRTKVSFDNIAYVGYFPTANDEGIVSWNVGFSYNRLKNYSRNYTMATGGDLNTSLSDYVAMRAAGMPSGLLGEDKDYNPYNNQDLGDWLSILGYNAGYMDSYNDNDKEYYSAFGDNNADGQWSPYLLQGGQLKVSERGSVDQYDLAFGINISELVMLGATVAITDLNYRYQSSYDEEFTNGNNLYLDNYLDTDGTGYSFNVGAIVRPADFLRLGVAYNSPTWYKMTDRYYGEAGSYLTFMDKGEMKERKLDAATPNNAYYDYEFRSPDKWIFSAAAILGTTALISVDYELMNYKNMRMYQTDGSSNVYTNQDITDNFKSMNTIRVGAEVKVTPQFAVRAGVAYSDSPIKDKLKNGEKEVFTVGTIPNYTIDKGVMNYTVGIGYRFTPNFYTDLACVFRTHKEDVYAFSNMFAGDDPKPFLEAQPATMKTNTTRVALTLGYKF, encoded by the coding sequence ATGAAAAGGATAGGAATTATAATGTCGGTGCTTGCCCTGTGTGGCGGCACCGCTTTTTCGCAGTCACAGTTGGATGCCTTTAAGTATTCCCAGACGGAGTTGAATGGTACGGCTCGTTATTTAGGAATGGGTGGTGCTTTTGGTGCGTTAGGTGGTGATATTTCCGCTATGAATACGAACCCGGCAGGCTTGGCGATTTATAAAAGCTCGGAGGTGGTTACGACATTGAGTTTGTCTTCGGCCTCGGCGAAGACCGATTGGCTTGGTTCGAAGGTGGATAACAGCCGTACGAAGGTGAGTTTCGATAATATCGCTTACGTAGGATATTTCCCGACAGCGAATGATGAGGGTATCGTGAGCTGGAACGTTGGTTTCTCTTATAATCGCTTGAAGAATTATAGCCGGAACTATACGATGGCTACAGGAGGTGATTTGAATACTTCTCTTTCTGATTATGTGGCCATGCGTGCGGCAGGAATGCCTAGCGGACTGTTAGGGGAGGATAAGGACTATAATCCTTATAACAATCAAGACTTGGGTGATTGGCTATCTATTCTAGGATACAATGCCGGTTATATGGATTCATATAACGATAATGATAAAGAGTATTATAGTGCGTTCGGAGATAATAATGCGGATGGGCAATGGAGTCCATATTTATTGCAAGGAGGTCAATTAAAAGTTTCAGAGCGAGGTTCCGTGGATCAATATGATTTGGCTTTCGGTATAAATATATCGGAACTTGTGATGCTTGGCGCTACGGTTGCGATTACGGATCTGAACTATCGATATCAGTCATCGTATGATGAGGAATTTACGAACGGCAATAATTTATACTTAGATAATTACTTGGATACGGATGGTACCGGGTATTCATTTAATGTGGGTGCTATCGTCCGTCCCGCCGATTTTCTTCGCTTGGGTGTGGCTTATAATTCACCTACGTGGTATAAGATGACAGATCGTTATTATGGTGAGGCCGGTTCTTATCTGACCTTTATGGATAAAGGGGAGATGAAAGAGCGTAAACTAGATGCCGCTACCCCTAATAATGCTTATTATGACTATGAATTCCGTTCTCCGGATAAATGGATCTTTAGTGCCGCCGCTATCTTGGGTACGACCGCTTTGATAAGCGTTGATTACGAGTTGATGAATTATAAGAATATGCGTATGTATCAAACGGATGGTAGCAGTAACGTGTATACTAACCAAGATATAACGGATAATTTCAAGTCAATGAATACGATCCGTGTAGGTGCGGAGGTAAAGGTTACTCCTCAATTTGCCGTAAGAGCAGGTGTCGCCTACAGCGATAGTCCGATCAAGGATAAACTGAAGAATGGAGAGAAAGAGGTCTTTACGGTTGGTACGATTCCTAATTATACGATCGATAAAGGGGTCATGAATTATACGGTAGGTATCGGTTATCGCTTCACCCCGAACTTCTATACGGACTTGGCTTGTGTATTCCGTACGCATAAGGAAGATGTTTATGCGTTCTCTAATATGTTTGCGGGAGATGATCCGAAACCATTCCTCGAAGCCCAACCCGCCACGATGAAAACAAACACGACTCGTGTAGCTTTGACATTGGGATACAAGTTCTAA
- a CDS encoding cation:proton antiporter → MVLASTIDFTLPLADPVLKFLLILLIILAAPLLLNKLRIPHLLGLIIAGAIIGPHGFNLVLRDSSIILSGTAGLLYIMFLAGLEIDMADFKRNSTKSLAFGMYTFLIPMILGTVVGIWVLRFNVLTSVLLASMFASHTLIAYPIISKLGISKNKAVSITVGGTMITDTLALLVLTIIVGMATGQVNDMFWIRLGVSILIFALIVLFGFPFIGRWFFKHVHDNISQYIFVLVMVFLGSFLAQVAGMEAIIGAFLSGLALNRLIPQSSPLMNRVEFVGNAIFIPFFLLGVGMLIDYRTFFTSFETIKVGLIMIIVATAAKYIAAWMTQKTFHLSTDQRSVIFGLSNAQAAATLAAVMVGYNVITGTDANGEPIRLLNESVLNGTILMILVTCTIASFAAQKGAHNIAAQDISDKEENKKESEHILIPVSNEETVEELVNLSLAIKSPQNKNGLFALKVIDNHHSDEKALKQSRRVLQTAVNTAAATDTRMKDLLRYDLSVSNAIASVVKEREITDLVVGLHKEKDIPAAFLGHIVESVLAESSVSTFIYKPAQPISTVRRHLIIIPELAEKEIGFNQIIFRLRNVTQNTGAATVFYGSEATLNALKKLLAKKSGEASYIEFNDWDDFLIVFRDIKPDDTMWIILSRKEGLSYAPAMARIPKYLNKYFQANSFVLAYPVQAGMNEGTRYLT, encoded by the coding sequence ATGGTATTAGCCTCGACAATAGATTTCACATTGCCCTTAGCGGACCCGGTATTAAAATTTCTCTTGATTCTTTTAATTATCCTGGCCGCTCCCCTTTTATTAAACAAGCTGAGAATCCCTCACCTGCTTGGACTGATCATTGCCGGCGCAATTATCGGACCGCACGGCTTTAATCTCGTATTACGGGATAGCAGCATTATCTTGTCCGGGACGGCGGGATTGCTTTATATCATGTTTCTCGCCGGATTGGAAATCGATATGGCGGATTTTAAGAGAAATAGTACGAAAAGCCTAGCATTCGGCATGTACACATTCCTCATTCCGATGATCCTAGGAACGGTTGTCGGAATATGGGTCCTGCGATTCAACGTATTGACCTCCGTTTTACTCGCCAGTATGTTCGCCTCCCATACATTGATCGCCTATCCGATTATCAGCAAACTGGGTATCAGCAAAAACAAAGCTGTCAGTATCACCGTAGGAGGAACGATGATCACTGATACCTTGGCATTGCTCGTCCTAACGATCATTGTCGGCATGGCCACCGGACAGGTCAACGATATGTTTTGGATTCGTCTGGGGGTTTCCATCTTGATATTCGCGTTAATCGTATTATTCGGTTTCCCTTTCATTGGGCGTTGGTTCTTTAAGCATGTACACGATAATATATCACAGTATATATTCGTGCTGGTGATGGTATTTCTGGGATCTTTCCTAGCTCAGGTAGCGGGTATGGAGGCGATCATCGGGGCGTTCTTATCCGGACTAGCCCTAAATCGCCTTATCCCGCAAAGCTCACCCTTGATGAATCGTGTCGAGTTCGTAGGAAATGCCATATTCATCCCATTCTTCTTGTTGGGCGTAGGTATGTTAATAGATTATCGTACGTTCTTTACCAGTTTCGAGACCATTAAAGTAGGGCTTATCATGATTATCGTAGCTACGGCCGCCAAATACATAGCCGCTTGGATGACCCAAAAGACTTTCCATCTGTCCACAGATCAGCGAAGCGTTATTTTCGGCTTAAGTAACGCACAAGCCGCCGCTACATTGGCCGCCGTGATGGTCGGATATAACGTAATCACCGGAACAGACGCTAATGGGGAACCAATCCGGTTATTAAATGAGAGCGTGTTGAACGGTACGATCCTGATGATACTTGTCACTTGTACCATCGCCTCTTTCGCCGCCCAAAAAGGCGCTCATAACATAGCGGCCCAAGATATATCCGATAAGGAGGAAAACAAAAAAGAATCAGAGCATATCTTGATACCGGTCAGCAATGAAGAGACCGTGGAAGAGCTGGTCAACCTCAGCTTGGCGATCAAATCTCCCCAAAACAAGAACGGCTTGTTTGCCCTAAAAGTGATAGATAACCATCATTCAGACGAGAAAGCGTTAAAACAATCCCGCAGGGTTCTACAGACCGCAGTCAATACGGCTGCCGCCACGGATACCCGGATGAAAGATTTATTAAGATATGACTTAAGCGTATCGAATGCTATCGCCAGCGTGGTAAAAGAGCGGGAGATCACAGATCTGGTAGTGGGATTGCACAAGGAAAAAGATATACCGGCGGCCTTCCTAGGCCATATCGTGGAAAGTGTATTGGCGGAAAGTAGTGTAAGTACATTCATATACAAGCCCGCACAACCCATATCTACCGTTAGACGGCATCTGATCATCATCCCGGAATTGGCCGAAAAAGAAATCGGTTTCAACCAAATCATCTTCCGGTTACGAAACGTGACCCAGAACACAGGTGCAGCGACAGTCTTTTACGGTTCGGAAGCGACCTTGAATGCCTTAAAGAAATTATTAGCCAAGAAAAGCGGAGAAGCCAGTTATATCGAATTCAACGACTGGGATGACTTCCTGATCGTTTTCCGGGATATAAAACCGGACGACACGATGTGGATTATCCTTAGCCGCAAGGAAGGACTTTCCTACGCTCCCGCCATGGCCCGTATCCCCAAGTACCTCAACAAATACTTCCAGGCAAACAGTTTCGTATTGGCATATCCCGTGCAAGCTGGCATGAACGAGGGTACTCGCTATCTGACTTAA
- a CDS encoding DUF4827 family protein, with protein sequence MKKGFNILLILCAALVAISCSKTKSYTDMLKDEKKAIERFIDDKGLEILDDFPADSVFKENQFVLLDNGVYLNIIDKGSDQRAVQYKTKMLYRCKMSYFMDSTIVAIENYGPHSNGTSPIAFTYGDYSKNSPYDPSYYYVSEGMQEPLKYVGDRAKVKMIVPFKRGAYNDQSNGQPVYYEILEYIFEENL encoded by the coding sequence ATGAAGAAAGGTTTTAATATCCTGTTGATTCTGTGTGCCGCATTAGTTGCTATCTCTTGTAGCAAGACAAAGTCGTACACGGATATGTTGAAAGATGAGAAAAAGGCAATCGAGCGTTTTATCGATGATAAGGGCCTTGAGATCTTAGATGATTTTCCTGCTGATAGCGTATTTAAGGAAAATCAGTTTGTGCTCTTGGATAATGGTGTCTATTTGAATATTATTGATAAGGGAAGCGATCAGAGAGCGGTGCAATATAAGACGAAAATGTTGTACCGTTGTAAGATGAGTTACTTCATGGATTCTACTATTGTCGCTATTGAGAACTATGGCCCGCATAGTAATGGAACTTCTCCTATCGCTTTTACATATGGGGATTATTCGAAGAATTCACCTTATGATCCCTCTTATTATTATGTAAGTGAGGGAATGCAAGAGCCTTTGAAGTATGTTGGAGATCGGGCTAAAGTGAAAATGATAGTGCCTTTCAAAAGAGGAGCCTATAATGATCAATCAAACGGTCAACCTGTATATTACGAAATTCTAGAATATATATTTGAAGAAAACTTATGA
- a CDS encoding RNA polymerase sigma factor → MKTLKMMTDEELVVLYAEGNNAAFDILLNRYKSSIHSYIYFIVRNKELTEDIFQETFVKVIMTIKQGRYTENGKFKAWITRIAHNLIIDNFRQERCENTISNDEVEIDLFNNIKLCDGTIEDNIVRHQVLSDVKKLVKHLPDNQREVLEMRYYQDLSFKEIADITGVSINTALGRMRYAILNMRRMADENRIELSMV, encoded by the coding sequence ATGAAGACTTTAAAAATGATGACCGACGAGGAATTGGTTGTCCTTTATGCAGAAGGTAATAATGCCGCTTTCGATATTTTATTAAATCGATACAAAAGTAGCATTCATTCTTACATTTATTTCATAGTACGTAACAAAGAGCTTACGGAGGATATCTTTCAAGAGACCTTCGTGAAGGTTATCATGACTATAAAACAAGGTCGCTATACTGAGAACGGCAAGTTTAAGGCATGGATTACTCGTATTGCCCATAACTTGATTATCGATAATTTCCGTCAAGAACGTTGCGAAAACACGATCTCGAATGATGAGGTAGAAATCGACTTATTTAATAATATCAAGCTTTGCGATGGTACGATAGAGGATAATATCGTGCGCCATCAAGTATTGTCTGACGTGAAGAAATTGGTAAAGCATTTGCCGGATAACCAGCGTGAAGTGTTGGAGATGCGTTACTATCAAGACCTTAGTTTTAAGGAAATCGCCGATATCACGGGGGTTAGCATCAATACGGCCTTAGGGCGTATGCGTTACGCTATCTTGAATATGCGTCGTATGGCCGATGAGAACCGTATCGAGCTATCTATGGTGTAA
- a CDS encoding ComEC/Rec2 family competence protein: protein MIEEIQKRPFVRPLFLWITGILCYAFLPASSLLYVLGVLSALVFLFLGFSWGQGHAELQYDSRWIWGAIVSVLIVCLAVEVCWYSDRRIALVNEPASSLDLLATKAQYSLVNTFDRLRLSDEEKSILATLTLGYKKAMSRETKRRFSLAGVSHILAVSGFHVAVICGFLSFFCSFMPRWGIGRWVRYIILVGSLWGFVFITGLAPSAVRAALMLSLYLTGRALRRVTDGYNTLAAAAFCMLAYNPYYLFDVGFQLSYLAVFFILFLVPRFKEWIVVRNPLLAMPWEWITVSIAAQIGTALLCFYYFGQFSTVFLFTNLPVTLLAMFLIPFAFLWLGYPVDFYGYDWIQKIVEGLVHGMVRVVDVFSVMPYATITGRFSFFEMLGGYGFLVLCLIYMKIREPKVLLAALTLLLIISVKILIELFLIAGN, encoded by the coding sequence ATGATTGAGGAAATACAAAAGCGGCCTTTTGTACGGCCGCTTTTTTTATGGATAACCGGAATTTTATGCTATGCGTTTTTACCTGCCTCTTCGCTCCTATATGTTTTAGGGGTTTTATCTGCTTTGGTTTTTCTTTTTTTGGGGTTCTCGTGGGGGCAAGGGCATGCTGAGTTGCAATACGATTCCCGTTGGATATGGGGAGCTATAGTCTCCGTTTTGATTGTATGTTTGGCGGTTGAGGTCTGTTGGTATAGTGACCGGCGTATAGCGCTTGTAAATGAGCCTGCTTCTTCTTTAGATTTATTGGCTACCAAGGCTCAATATTCTTTGGTAAATACATTTGATCGTTTGCGTTTATCTGATGAGGAGAAATCTATTTTGGCTACATTGACATTGGGATATAAGAAAGCGATGAGTCGGGAAACGAAAAGGCGCTTCTCTTTGGCGGGCGTGTCTCATATATTAGCGGTGAGCGGTTTTCATGTTGCCGTGATTTGTGGATTCTTATCTTTCTTTTGCTCGTTTATGCCAAGATGGGGGATAGGACGTTGGGTTCGTTATATCATTCTGGTGGGAAGTCTTTGGGGGTTTGTCTTTATCACAGGATTAGCGCCCTCGGCGGTACGGGCAGCCTTGATGCTATCTTTATATTTAACAGGAAGGGCGCTTAGGCGTGTTACGGATGGATATAATACATTGGCCGCCGCCGCTTTCTGTATGCTGGCCTATAATCCGTATTATCTGTTTGATGTCGGTTTTCAGTTAAGCTATTTGGCTGTGTTTTTTATTTTATTCCTAGTGCCTCGTTTCAAGGAATGGATAGTGGTGAGAAATCCTTTGTTGGCCATGCCTTGGGAATGGATTACGGTGTCTATTGCTGCACAGATAGGTACTGCTTTGCTCTGTTTTTATTATTTTGGACAATTTTCGACAGTTTTCTTGTTTACGAATCTACCGGTCACTCTCTTGGCTATGTTTTTGATTCCTTTTGCCTTTTTGTGGTTAGGCTATCCGGTGGATTTCTATGGATATGACTGGATACAGAAGATCGTAGAAGGGCTGGTTCATGGCATGGTAAGGGTAGTGGACGTGTTTAGCGTTATGCCTTATGCGACGATTACGGGTCGTTTTAGCTTCTTTGAGATGCTAGGAGGTTATGGGTTTCTTGTTTTATGCTTGATATATATGAAGATACGGGAACCAAAAGTTTTGTTAGCCGCCTTAACCCTTTTGTTAATAATATCAGTAAAGATCCTTATTGAACTTTTTTTGATAGCCGGAAACTAA